In one window of Candidatus Stygibacter australis DNA:
- a CDS encoding 4Fe-4S binding protein, which produces MKHKFSFYAHNWSRLFVLIMAIFVIDGHFYVKYYPQVREFLMNLPIPVLNCYSVPTTLYACPVGTFQHFLVIGFFSFVTFGLLLLVGGLIGRWTCGWLCPFGFVQELLHLIPSPKFKIPKWTRYIKYIILLVFVVIMPLFVANVHSAETGKSKMILVSQLPEDEQDFAQRETWFCRLICPAGTLGAGIPHVLMNDDLKELVGTLYWWKIALLFIFLTSAVFTRRPFCTTICPLGGFLGLFNRFSLLKLTFIEEHCYNCNLCVRDCPMGLDPRKDYRSPECIRCMNCVQKKCFAIRKYASITDEVPQKN; this is translated from the coding sequence GTGAAACACAAATTCAGTTTTTATGCGCATAACTGGAGTCGCCTTTTCGTCTTGATCATGGCGATTTTTGTTATTGATGGACATTTTTATGTGAAGTATTATCCTCAGGTACGTGAATTTCTGATGAATTTGCCAATTCCCGTACTCAATTGCTATTCTGTCCCCACAACGCTCTATGCCTGCCCGGTAGGTACTTTTCAGCATTTTCTGGTAATTGGGTTCTTCTCATTTGTCACCTTCGGCTTATTACTATTGGTTGGTGGTCTGATCGGACGCTGGACTTGTGGCTGGTTGTGCCCATTTGGGTTTGTACAGGAATTGCTTCATCTGATCCCATCTCCAAAATTTAAAATACCCAAATGGACAAGATATATTAAATATATTATTCTGCTGGTTTTTGTGGTTATCATGCCCTTATTTGTGGCAAATGTGCATTCAGCCGAAACTGGAAAATCAAAAATGATACTCGTTTCTCAATTGCCGGAAGATGAACAGGATTTTGCCCAGCGTGAAACCTGGTTCTGCAGATTGATATGCCCTGCAGGAACATTGGGAGCCGGAATTCCTCATGTGTTGATGAATGATGATTTAAAAGAACTGGTGGGTACTCTTTACTGGTGGAAAATAGCCCTGCTATTTATCTTTCTCACTTCAGCAGTTTTCACAAGAAGGCCTTTCTGCACAACGATTTGTCCTCTGGGAGGATTTCTGGGACTATTCAATAGATTCAGTCTATTGAAACTTACCTTCATTGAGGAGCATTGCTATAATTGCAATCTTTGCGTAAGAGATTGTCCAATGGGTCTTGATCCCCGGAAGGATTACCGCTCACCGGAATGCATCCGCTGTATGAATTGCGTGCAAAAG